The nucleotide window TTCCCGAACCGGAGGTTTGCAAAAAGATCAAGATGGAGCATTTCGACAGTTGCATTACGGAACGTGCCTTCATCAAGAGCCATGTGGAGCGTGCAAAGGAGGATTATGTTTTCAAGTGTGACCTCTACCGGGCATTCAAGGCTGTCTGTCAGGATGAAGGACGGCGACCGGTATCTGCCATGAAATTTGCCGAAGAGCTTGCACGCTGTTTCCCGGAATTACGGGAGGAATACATTTCTGTGCCGCCACGCAAGGCAATCGGCTGGCGTGGTATCCGTCTGGTTTCAGAGCGAGACGGAGAATAAAGAAAAAAATAAAAATTTCAAACTGCTATTAAGTGTAGAATAACCTAATCTGCAAAATACATAATATTAGGTTATTCTATCTTAATAGGGAATTATAAAATTTAAAATTTTTTATACTAAAGGCTCTATTTATTATGCTTCCATTACTGCCCCTTGATTTCGAGACCTATTATTCCGACAGTTACAATCTCAATAACTCCACCTCTTATCAGGAGTACATTCTTTCACCCCAGTTTAAGATTCATGGACTGGCAGTGTACTATCCTGACGGTAAAAGAGAGTTCCGCCGTGATGCCGATGTGTTGCTTCATGAGTTGCAAAGTGTTTACGGCAACAATCTGGAAAATGTCTGTATCATCATGCACAATGCCATGTTTGATGCCGCTATCCTTAAATACAAGTTCAACATCATTCCCCCATGTATTTACGATACCATGCTGATGGCAAAGTATCTTTACGGTGTCGATGTGAAAGTAAGCTTAAAAGAGCTTGCGGAACGCTGTCATTTGCCCGCAAAGCTCGACCTTGAGTTCTCCAAAGGTAAACGTGAGCTCACAGCAGCAGAGTTTGCGGAACTCCGTACCTATGCGATCAACGATGTCGTCATCACTCGTGAACTCTATGGCCATATTGTTCCAAAGATATTACCGGAGGAGTTGGAGATCATCAATCATACCGTACAATGTTTCCTGCGTGATGCAGTAAAGATCAACAAAGAACTGCTCCAACTGGCCCGCCATGAACTTTGTACCCAACTGATCAATGAATTGGGGGAAATACATCCCGAAGAAGTTTCGAGTGATCGTCAGTTTGCTCAACTGCTTTCCGGTGCATTGGCTGAAACCAATCGTGCTCTTGCGATGAAACCGGGTAAAAACGGAATGATCCCGGCTATTTCAAAGAATGACCCTGAAATGCAGAACATGCTCTCCGATCCCGACCCGCTTGTCCGTGAACTTGTCAAAGCAAGGTTGCTGGTGAAATCAAAAGCACAATTGCAGTCACGTATCAATTACCTCATCGGTACGGCAAATCTGACGGGCGGTACATTGCCGGTGTTTCTCAAGTATCATCATGCGCAAACCGGACGTTTTGCAGGAGGCAACGGTCTTAACTTGCAGAATCTTCCTGTTCCCGGACGCTCGCCGGTTCAAATCCTCAATGATACGGCACGGAAGATCAGGCAAGCCATTCATGCACCGGCAGGATACGTTTTTGTCGCCGTGGATGCGGCACAGATCGAAGCGCGTGTGCTTGCGTGGCTGACTGGCGAAGAAACACTGAACACCGCCTTTGCCGCAGGGAAAGATATTTATTCCGAATTTGCCACCGATGTTTTCCATGAACCTGCCGGACATCCCCGTGACAGCACTCCTGCTGAACAGCGAAAGGGCTTATTGCGCAAGATCGGTAAAACAGCCATCCTCGGTTTGGGATACAATATGGGAGTGGAGCGTTTCGCGGAACAATTGAAAAGTTTCATCGCCAGCAGCGAATTGTGCCGTTCAGAGCGCGAGCTTGCCGCCCTTGCCTATAAGATCGTCCACTCTTATCGAGCAAAATACAACAACATCTCCACATTTTGGAATCGGCTGGAAAAAGCATTCAGGGAAAGCATCTGCAAACAACAGCATGTTCGGATCGGAATGCTTGAGATCTCTTCCAATAGCGAAGCAACATGGTTGCAACTCGCTTCCAGACGTGAGCTGATCTATCGTGACTGCGAAATACGTCCCTCTGAATTCCAAGAAATCACCTTTTACAACACTTCCGGAGAATGTGAATCAAGAATCATCGAACAACAATCGATACAATACCGTAACAGCACCTCTTTGTACGGTGGGAAGCTGACTGAAAATGTCGTTCAGGCTATAGCCCGTGATCTGCTGGTCAGGGTGATTCTG belongs to Victivallis lenta and includes:
- a CDS encoding DNA polymerase yields the protein MLPLLPLDFETYYSDSYNLNNSTSYQEYILSPQFKIHGLAVYYPDGKREFRRDADVLLHELQSVYGNNLENVCIIMHNAMFDAAILKYKFNIIPPCIYDTMLMAKYLYGVDVKVSLKELAERCHLPAKLDLEFSKGKRELTAAEFAELRTYAINDVVITRELYGHIVPKILPEELEIINHTVQCFLRDAVKINKELLQLARHELCTQLINELGEIHPEEVSSDRQFAQLLSGALAETNRALAMKPGKNGMIPAISKNDPEMQNMLSDPDPLVRELVKARLLVKSKAQLQSRINYLIGTANLTGGTLPVFLKYHHAQTGRFAGGNGLNLQNLPVPGRSPVQILNDTARKIRQAIHAPAGYVFVAVDAAQIEARVLAWLTGEETLNTAFAAGKDIYSEFATDVFHEPAGHPRDSTPAEQRKGLLRKIGKTAILGLGYNMGVERFAEQLKSFIASSELCRSERELAALAYKIVHSYRAKYNNISTFWNRLEKAFRESICKQQHVRIGMLEISSNSEATWLQLASRRELIYRDCEIRPSEFQEITFYNTSGECESRIIEQQSIQYRNSTSLYGGKLTENVVQAIARDLLVRVILECEKAGIPIVLHIHDEVIACVPEVQAEQAMEKMIQIWRTVPQWAEGLVLDAEGVIGTNLAELK